From Jiangella mangrovi:
GAGATGAGGGACGTCTACCGGGTAGAGGACGAGGTCGAGCCCCAGCGCAAGTGGCGCGCGGGCGAATGGACCGACGCCCAGGCCGCGGAGTGGTGGGAGCCCTGGCTAGCCAAGATGCGCCGCGTCACGAGTCAGGGCAAGACCGTGCGGCGTCTGCGCATCGTCACCGAGCCCATCACCGACTACACGCGGTTCCTGTGGGAGGGCACCCGGTTCAATACCTCCGCCGGCGAGGACGTGCGCTGGCTCCCGCGTCACCTCGTGCCCGGCGACGTCAAGTTGCCGCCCGAGGATCTCTGGCTGCTCGATGACACCCGCCTCATCCTGAACCACTTCGACGAGGCGAACCTGTCGATGCGCATGGAGCAGGTGGACGACCCTGATCTAGTAGCGCTCACCGTAGAGTCTCGCGATCGACTCTGGCCGCTGGCGATC
This genomic window contains:
- a CDS encoding DUF6879 family protein gives rise to the protein MAWLTDEERAGLFDTFDRDAFHLEMRDVYRVEDEVEPQRKWRAGEWTDAQAAEWWEPWLAKMRRVTSQGKTVRRLRIVTEPITDYTRFLWEGTRFNTSAGEDVRWLPRHLVPGDVKLPPEDLWLLDDTRLILNHFDEANLSMRMEQVDDPDLVALTVESRDRLWPLAISHVDYQPR